In the Candidatus Methylomirabilota bacterium genome, TGGGACTGGATCAGCCCCACCGAGACGCCGAGCGCCCGGTAGATCGGGCCCATCCACTCCGAGTCGCGCTTGGCCAGGTAGTCGTTGACCGTGACGACGTGCACGCCGTCGGCGAGGGAGTTGAGGTAGGCCGCCATCGTCGAGGTGAGGGTCTTACCTTCACCCGTCTTCATCTCGGCGATGTTGCCCTGGTGGAGCGCGACCGCGCCCATCACCTGGACGTCGAAGTGCCGCTGCCCGATCGTCCTCCTCGCGGCCTCCCGGACGGACGCGAACGCCTCGGGCAGGAGGTCGTCCAGCGTCTCCCCCGCCTCGAGCCGCTCGCGGAACTCGGCGGTCTTGCCGGCGAGCTCGGCGTCGGAAAGGTCCTCGACCTCGGGCTCGTACGTGTTGACCAGCCCTGCGATCTGCGCGAGCTGCTTCTTCTTGCGGCCTTCGCCGAACTGGCCGAGCTTCTCGATGACCATGCTTCGCCTTGGTGTGGAGGGGTTGGAACCCCTATGGTACCGGAGGTCTCGAACCTGACCGATCCTCCCGGCGCCTCAGTCTCCGGGTCGCGGGCCTGGGCCGGATGCCGGCGGCGGCGAGGCCCTCATCCGGCGACGGCGCTACGTGATCTCGATCATCTTCTCGCGCACGGCGTAGACGACCGCCTCCATGCGCGAGTGGAGGTGGAGCTTCTCCAGGATGTTGCGGATGTGGTTCTTCACCG is a window encoding:
- a CDS encoding preprotein translocase subunit SecA: MVIEKLGQFGEGRKKKQLAQIAGLVNTYEPEVEDLSDAELAGKTAEFRERLEAGETLDDLLPEAFASVREAARRTIGQRHFDVQVMGAVALHQGNIAEMKTGEGKTLTSTMAAYLNSLADGVHVVTVNDYLAKRDSEWMGPIYRALGVSVGLIQSQMSPSERRPAYAADITYGTNNEFGFDYLRDNMAMRPEDMVQRGHAYAIVDEVDSILIDEARTPLIISGMVADSAK